The genomic region ATGTACGGCAGCGGCATCGGTAGAGTTCAACCGTTTACTTGTCAGCCGATTTACGTTCAAATCTTTCACTACCAGATTATGCCCACTTAGTACCTGATCAACGCCAGGAAGCAGCACGTTActggggtggaaaaatatccCGTCGATCAGCTTGTTCACGTACAGATTGCCCCCAACCACCACCTTTTCGGCGGTCACAGAAAGATCCTTCCATTTTGCGGGTGGATCATCGGTCAACAGAAGACTCTCGGCTGCGTGTCCATTCCAGAATCGAACATTGGCGAAACGGTCGACTATTAAACGATCCACCACCGTTGCATCAGCTTCGACTCGTGCAGTTGAATCTTCCGCTTGACGTGTCTTATGAGCACCATTGTTAAGCACCTTCACGTCCAGTTGTTTCATTTGGCCGGCTGGGGCAATCAATTCCGACACTTCAAGATCACCATGCCAGTGTACAGTGCCATTCGTTAGCACGCTTTCCTGGATGGTTTTCTCGACCCGATCCATCTTCTCATTCACTCTCTGCACGTACTCGTTGACCTCCACCACGTACGACAGATGGGCGTCGTCGATCagaatgtttttcgttttaatggAACTTGCCTTTGCCTTGCTCACAAACGAATCCTGCAGTTCTATATGTTTATCTATTGAACGGGCACCGTCCGGTGCATTGTCCGGTAGTTCCGCAAGCCGATTGTACAATTCCTCCAGGTTCACCTGAGCGGTCTGTTCGTGCATTCGTTCGCACCATTCGATGAAGTGAGCGTACACCTGTCGcaaatcattttccaccccgtaCTGTGGAGTGAAAAGATTAACCGACTTCCCAAAGAGGTTACTATTGGCAATGACGATCACGCTTGCGTTTACAATGTGCCTGTAGACGCGCATATGGGACACTCCGGCTGCGAACGCTTCACCCGTGTAATCTATTCGCGAGGGTACCAGCTTCCAGCCATCGTACTCATAGATCAGCAAAGGTTGATCATGACATAGGACAAGTAGCAGGAACTCACCATTTTCATGCTGTAACAGCAAAGAGATCGTATAAGTTAAAAAACGACGATAGTATAAGATTGATCATATTACTTTTTCAAACTTACCACAACAggaagaaacatttttatccCGTTCAGTTCCACGGTTTGGAAGGGCACAAAGAATCCATCGACAAACTTGTATACGATCGAGTTTTGATCAGCATCTCTCGATGTCGTTCGCCCTTCTTCATTATTGCCCTTACCACCGCCGGCCGTCAGTGAGTTTCCCGTCATGAGAAAGTGCTCCCGGCGCTCGCGGTCTTCTATGAAGAAATAGGCTATATCGGACACAGAGTATGTATAGATCTGCTGGTGAAGCGTAAGCTTCTGCGTATCCGGATTAAGGACGAAAATGTCGGAAAAGCTATCCTTTCGCGTTCCGCCGGCGGTCATTTGCCTTGCGACTGCAACAAACATCTGTTGTTCAATCGAAAACGGTTCTATCTGGACAGCATTGTAGCACGGCATGTGATCTACTATATCGAAGTTATACCCCGACCAGCGGTACAGGGGACAAACGTTCTGTCGGCTCGCATCCAGATTGGTGTAGGTGTGCGTTAGGTACACGTTCTTTCCATGCACCCATAGATGAACCGTGTGCTGGTTTGGTTGTCCGAACGTTTGCACGATTTCCGTTGTGCCATCCTCTTGAATCTGAAACACGGGCGATCCCTCGTCGAACACATTCAGCTCCTGGTCGTGATAGTTGGCCACCGCTACGAAACCGAGGTGTGCGATCGACACGCAATCAAAATGGCGCGCGGTAACGGCTTGATGTTCGAGATATTTTTCGAATTTTCCCTTAACCTAAAAGAATGAGAATTGTTGAAACGCTTCGTATTTGTTGGTTTACCATTTacgagaaaaatgtgtttaccCTGCGATAAAATGACACGGTAGTTGCATTAATGGTTCGGTTACTGGTCTCACTGTGGTGAAGGGCGGCGGCAAATATAGTTTTTCCCACCCGAAGTAAACAGATGTCGACGGGAAAATTAACAGGAACGTAGCCTCGCTCACGGAAACCTTTGAGGTAGAGATGGCGTgctggaaataaaacattcaaccaTCCGCGttggaattaaaaaatgtttaaatacttATTCGGACCCTTCTCTTTATATTTTCAGAATATTCTAACAGAAATGGAAGCGAataatgaagaagaagaattacaGCAGAGTCTGCTTCTGAAAAACCTGCAGAAGCAGCTGGAGGAATTTCAGATGCTATCGGCGATATTCTGCACTCCTGGCGAACTAGAAGTAGACGATTATGGCTGCATAGAGAATCTAACTAGTTTCACTAACGGTGAAAAGGTGAATCTATCCACAAAGCTGGACTACCGATTGAACCTTCCCCTGTTGGCGGGTGAGAAGGTGCAAATACTGGTGGAGCTGCCTCATCTCTATCCGTCGCTGGAAATACCTCGCATCGTGATCCGTTCGGCTATCATTCAGCGCGACCAAGAACGTATGCTAACGGAACGGATTGAACGGTACATAAGCGAAGAGGTCATCGAACGGGACGAACCGTACGTTTACCAAGTGATCTGTTGGATACAGGAAAGTTTAGAAGAACTTCTACGATCAACCACGGAGAAAAGGGATAATGAACCAAACGGCTCTTCTAGGAGCAAATCTTCCATCGAAAAAGAAGCTATCGTTTTCGAACGTCTGTGGATTTACTCGCACCATTTAAAGAGTAAAACCAAACGGCAAAAGATCATCAAAACAGCTCGCGATCTTGATCTGACAGGATTTTCTAGGCCAGGCAAACCGGCCATTATTTGCGTAGAGGGAAACCAGCACGACACGCAAGAGTTCTGGAGAATCATCAAAGCGCTTAAATGgcagaaaattcaaataaaactgaACGAAACTTCTGGGGCCGATACGACAAACGATTTCAGTGCCTTGCGTCACTTCAGTGCAGGATTCCACGAGGAACTTTTCTGCGAAACTGACGACGATGAAGACTTGCCCATGAGCATGAGTTTGTTCATGAAGTTTCTTGAAAAGAACAACTGTAGTTACatcaaaaaaattatattcgGGTTTCAAGATTCAAATGATCTCGCTGCGAGCTAGCAACACAGAACAAATGTAGAAAGTTGTCAGTATTTGCATCGGTCAATGCTCAatttgtttaataaaaatgttatcaCGGTCATTGGCCCTGGCCACGTTTTAATTCCATTACCTGCAGCTGTATCAGCCTCAATGGCCGCGTCGGCATCGGTGTCGGCATCGTTAGCTTCTCGTCGGGTTCGGTGGCCATTGCCCGCGTACTGTTGCCAATCGTGTGCAAAACTGTTTACTCTTTTTGTAATAATGGCTTCCAATACATTACCATCGACGTTAACATTGTTCGACAAATCCTGTACTAGATTCTTTTTATAAACCTCCTTCAATAGCTCAAACTCATCGTCGAGCTCTGCGCTGGCACTCTCAAATTCATGTTCAGCTTGTACTACTTCCAATACCACAAAAACCACCGGTAACAGTAGCCAGTACTTTTTACACCACTTTAACATTTTAATACACAGGAATCCCAGTTTCGGAGGTCTGCACGACACCAGCATCCAGACGAAACTGATCGGGAATCGGAACAGGGATTACTTTTCAGGCTCGTTTGTGCCTTCGTGGACACACTAACATTTACTTAAATTTCCAATTATAactcatatttattttaaaaggatatggtattgattttaccgggaaaaaactaaaagaatTTTTCTTGTGCAATTTGGACGTATTCAAAGCAAGTCCCCGACTTACCATTTTAAACTTGATCGTTTTACACAATTGAGCTGCCGTTGAATTAAAATCATCCAATTTGAATCGAAGCCGCGCAGCCGCCAGGGTACGTTACTAtggttttctatatttttggtTGCCATGAAACCATTCAACACACATGAgtttcattttgaaaatgcCCACGGTGTTCTTTCGTACAAACGCTGGATAAGTTATCATCATGGAACTAGAGCTAACGCGTGTAGACTACACAAACGTGGGATTAACTGGTCCCTGTTGCTTGCAGCTTTTGCCTCCATCGAGCGGAAATAACAGTAGCGCATCGAGCAGCAGCAATAGTGGCTATAAACAGCAGCAAAAAGTTGCGGTTGGTGACCAGGATGGTGTACTGCAGCTGTTCTCAATGAAAAAGGATGAGTTGCAGATCCACTTCAAAACGCTACCGAATGAAAAAATTTCCTCAGTCAAGCTGGGTGGACAGACGGGTTCGGTGGCGGACAAGATATTTACCGCCTCGGAGAATAAGGTGCGCGGTTTCAACAAGAAGGGAAAGCTGTTTCTCGCTTTCGAAACAAGCCTGACGGAAACGATTCGCTCGATGTGCATCAGCGGCAACGATCTGCTGGTGTGCGGTAATCACGTGTACAACCATTATCGGGACTGCAAGGAAGTGGGATCGTATCTGTGCGGCGATGTGATCGTGGACGTAGCGGCCCTATGTCCGAACAACAGCAGTCGACTCATAACGGTGTTGGCGTGCTCGGGCCGTGTTTTACGAATCCTCGAGCATTCCCGCGTACGACAAACGGTCGAGCTGGAGAGCGTCCCGACGGTTCTGTATGTCCCGAAGGGTCTAGGCGATAGGGTGCTCTGTGGCTTTGCGGACGGAAGTGTGCTGCTGTTCCATCTCAACCTTTTATCAGCGGATGTGAAGCGAGAAACACTGATACCAGATCGCGACCCCGCTTCCGATAGCAGCGATGGAACACCAAGCGCAGTAACGTGCCTCGCTACCTACGACCTATCAGGAGACGGTAAGGAGGAACTTATCGTGGGTCGTCGGGATGGCACGCTGCAGGTGTTTGCAATGAACTCGGACGATTATCAGTTCGAGATGGAATGCACCCAAGTGTAtggggaaaactttcacgAAAGCATTTCGAGCGTCCAGGGAGGGTGTGTTGGGGCCACAAACTACACCGAAATCGTAGTCTGCACGTACTCTGGCCGGGTGTTTGGCCTCACAACGCAGTGCATCAGTAAAAGCCTCAGTGACAAGGGCACCCGTGTGGATGATGCCGGAACACCGGCGGGAACTCCGTCGGTCGATTCATCAGTCAAACTTCAACGCATAAGGGCTGAAATATATGAGCTCGAGCAAACGATCGCCAAAGAGCGGGAACGATATCAACTATCCACGCAAGCCCTCTCGTCCGGTCTGTCCGCAATACCGATGCTACCGGTAAACGATACCTTTATTCTCTGCAAAGACGATGCAACGTTCTTA from Anopheles coustani chromosome 3, idAnoCousDA_361_x.2, whole genome shotgun sequence harbors:
- the LOC131261537 gene encoding Bardet-Biedl syndrome 7 protein homolog, which translates into the protein MELELTRVDYTNVGLTGPCCLQLLPPSSGNNSSASSSSNSGYKQQQKVAVGDQDGVLQLFSMKKDELQIHFKTLPNEKISSVKLGGQTGSVADKIFTASENKVRGFNKKGKLFLAFETSLTETIRSMCISGNDLLVCGNHVYNHYRDCKEVGSYLCGDVIVDVAALCPNNSSRLITVLACSGRVLRILEHSRVRQTVELESVPTVLYVPKGLGDRVLCGFADGSVLLFHLNLLSADVKRETLIPDRDPASDSSDGTPSAVTCLATYDLSGDGKEELIVGRRDGTLQVFAMNSDDYQFEMECTQVYGENFHESISSVQGGCVGATNYTEIVVCTYSGRVFGLTTQCISKSLSDKGTRVDDAGTPAGTPSVDSSVKLQRIRAEIYELEQTIAKERERYQLSTQALSSGLSAIPMLPVNDTFILCKDDATFLLSLEIPTPIEHVLLQCDAPISLLDVEKNTAVVSFSECDKLSGNSLLASYRCQLNTNRIDLKFRTIEGQSGTLQVYITPNLQPKCCQLKRYPIKPLSLHMIVHNITDEGLARPMNVLTLRGPFSQAEVHNWMINSIPELPEKMYETGKVRYSFRHVFIGTLLVCEYGKGEAVFRSDNISTISILKDFITKEATKKRIKLEISTSLNESSIPSLIKLIEPKIVHYNKLTKDYQVAQALIDLDIRDDEEFNTLSEEYRALVRNHKTIENEYRKQPTILNRIYGILTDLYIDKFKFKGVNVKTKLPQLIELLDNYNYDELVRFYSVAKATDEEN
- the LOC131259902 gene encoding RWD domain-containing protein 2A, with product MEANNEEEELQQSLLLKNLQKQLEEFQMLSAIFCTPGELEVDDYGCIENLTSFTNGEKVNLSTKLDYRLNLPLLAGEKVQILVELPHLYPSLEIPRIVIRSAIIQRDQERMLTERIERYISEEVIERDEPYVYQVICWIQESLEELLRSTTEKRDNEPNGSSRSKSSIEKEAIVFERLWIYSHHLKSKTKRQKIIKTARDLDLTGFSRPGKPAIICVEGNQHDTQEFWRIIKALKWQKIQIKLNETSGADTTNDFSALRHFSAGFHEELFCETDDDEDLPMSMSLFMKFLEKNNCSYIKKIIFGFQDSNDLAAS